One Rosa chinensis cultivar Old Blush chromosome 5, RchiOBHm-V2, whole genome shotgun sequence genomic region harbors:
- the LOC112164369 gene encoding uncharacterized protein LOC112164369, whose amino-acid sequence MVFYWFQAVATIDGEIGPQLSVRRKREGVGATYFDANMYPQGSMGVVPEALRPKPGHLSLSQQRVYEDFVRLPWQNQSIQSSHVLPVATTASSGSTGLTSTYGSASGQLNTDYSPGPGSKFEAVSRPLDEAMESNSALHLSIMCKSASSIHVGAADGVSQHSSENDSVVASFPSAASAPELHSVESSDAVKESGVSSQPPPSPAVTERLGSLSEPSLTTGAALEKYQIVAQKLEALVTNDARESEIQGVIGEVPDIILRCVSRDEAALAVAQKVFKGLYENATNQIHVGAHLAMLTAIRDVCKLVFTQLTSWVIYSAASVLVPF is encoded by the exons ATGGTGTTTTATTGGTTTCAGGCGGTAGCAACAATTGACGGGGAAATAGGTCCGCAGCTTTCagtaagaagaaagagagaaggtgTTGGTGCAACCTATTTTGATGCAAACATGTATCCACAAGGTTCTATGGGTGTTGTGCCAGAAGCTCTCCGCCCTAAACCTGGTCATTTGTCCCTTTCTCAGCAACGAGTTTATGAG GATTTTGTTCGGCTTCCCTGGCAAAACCAATCTATTCAAAGTTCGCACGTTCTGCCAGTTGCTACCACAGCTTCATCTGGTAGTACTGGTCTCACTAGCACATATGGTTCAGCATCCGGACAACTTAACACGGACTACTCACCAGGACCTGGAAGCAAATTTGAAGCTGTTTCTCGTCCATTAGATGAAGCGATGGAATCCAATTCTGCCCTCCATCTTAG TATTATGTGTAAGAGTGCTTCATCTATTCATGTTGGGGCGGCTGATGGTGTTTCCCAGCATAGTTCTGAAAATGATTCTGTTGTTGCCTCATTTCCTTCTGCTGCTTCTGCCCCTGAGCTGCACTCTGTAGAGTCATCTGATGCTGTAAAG GAATCTGGAGTGTCCTCACAGCCACCACCTTCACCTGCTGTAACTGAACGTCTTGGAAGTCTCTCAGAACCTTCCCTCACCACAGGGGCTGCATTGGAAAAATACCAGATTGTTGCACAGAAG TTGGAAGCTCTGGTGACTAACGATGCTAGAGAATCAGAAATCCAG GGAGTCATTGGTGAAGTGCCTGATATTATACTCAGATGTGTTAGTCGAGATGAGGCCGCCTTGGCTGTGGCTCAAAAG GTTTTCAAGGGTTTGTACGAGAATGCAACAAACCAGATtcatgttggcgcacatctagCAATGCTGACTGCGATTCGTGATGTTTGCAAGCTTGTCTTTACGCAGCTCACTAGTTGG